CTATATAGCTCTCTAGCTCTGACTCCAGGTTTTCCAGGATTTTTTCACGTTCCTTCCTTACGTTGAACATGCTTTCAGCCATTGATTTTAGGTCTTCACCATTTACTCTTGGAACCTCTTCGTCTCCCTCATTAAGATATCTGGAGAGACTCATTACCTTGGCCTCTAGATTCTCATTATCTTCAATGAAGTTTTCAATAGTTGAATTAAGGTGTTCGGGCTCCACAGAGAAAACTGTACAGAGTTCTCTCTGATTCTTTCTATGGTTGTCAGGTCTTCCGACTCCGAGTTTATCAGCTACTTCATTAATCCGGTCTCTTATCTGGTTTATGTGCTTCTCTGCAGCTTTTCCAGCTTTGTAGTTTAACCGGATAACTCCGTCCTGGATTTTTCTGCTTGAGGTTATCAAAAACTGTTTGGCTTCTGATGTTCTATCTAGATGTGTTCCCCCACATGCTTCGACATCAATTGTTTCTCCGGGTTCTTCACCTAATATCTTGATTATTCTTACCTTGTTTCCAGGTGGTGCTCCTCCCTGGTATATTCTGAACCCGTATTCCTGTTCTGCATCAGCTTTCTTTAGCTGTTCTCGTTCAATATTCAGGTCTTTCCAGATGTTTTCCCGGACTTCCTCTTCTATCTCATCTAGTTCTTTGCGGGAGAGTTTCTCATAATGTGATATATCCAATCTTCCTTTCTTCTGGGTTTTGTGGGCTCCTGCCTGGTTGATATGGTTTCCAAGCAGTTTTTTTGATGCTCCGTTCACCATGTGGGTTGTTGAGTGATGTTGCATTAACTGGAGACGTCTTTCCCAGTCAATCTTTCCTTCAACCTCATCTCCTTTCTCTAGACTGTGTTTCGGGACCTTGTGTAAGACTACATTGCCTTGCTTCTGTACGTCTGTTACTTTATATCTCTCACCTAAGTGCGAGATGCTCCCTTCATCGGATTCCTGACCTCCACCCGTCGGGTAGAAGACAGTTTTATCTAATGCGACCCATTCATCTCTAACCGCTACCACCTCAGCATCCATTTCCTTCGTATACTCGTTAGTGTAATATAGTTTCTCAGTTCCCTCAACTTCTTTCAGGTCGAACCCTTCTTCTATTTCTTCGACTGTCTCATCTTTCGAGGCAACTTTAGCATAGAAATCCTCCAGTACTTCAAAACCGGCTTCCTCCATCATTTCAGGTGATACTCCATGGGACTCGTAAAGCTCTATCATCTGCTCCACAGAAGGCTCTGAATCCAGTCTTTCCAGCTCCTGAGCAGCTTTCTCTCTTGCTTCCAGATACTTTACTTCCTCTACTTCAAGTATCTCTTTTATCTCATCGATCGAATCCATGAGTTCAGGAAACATCGATGAGAGCTCCCGAGCGTTCCACTCTATAACTTCTTTTACATCGAGATCCCAGTCATATTTTTCAATGTGGTCCTTCGCTCGACGGTAAATTGCCCTCAGATTGTGTCCTCCGCCTGTGTTCGAGGGTAGTTTTCCGTCTGCTAATGCGAATAGAAGCGCCCGGGAATGCTCTGCAACAGAGTAGAGACCTGCAACAGGTTTGATTTCATTCTTTAGCCGGTCTATATCTACCTCTAGCTCGTCGGCGATTTCCTGCCATTTCTCATCTATATCATCGACTTCATCTACATTCAATTTCGAACTGTGAGGTAGGAACTGTCCCCAGACCTCTTCGTTTACTTCCAAACCGGTTCTTTCCTTCATCTTTTCCAGAGTTTCTGGCATTACACATTCATAGCTTGTCTCTGTGCCGTGTGATATCCATGTTATTCTTTCATGTCCCATACCCATGTCCAGGACCTTCAGGTCAAGTTCCTCGTAGCCGTCAGGAGTCTGTCTGTAGAACATATAGACCTGATTCCACAGCTCCAGTCCATCGACAAAGAACTCCATACATGCACCTAAGTTACCTCCGCCGCCCCATGCGTCTTCATGAAGTATCAACTTTTTCTCCGGTATTCCAAGTTCTTCTACAGCGAACTCGAACATATCGGCGAAGTATCTATCCTGATCATAGTTCTCCGTTTTGAAACATGTTTGACCTATATGGTTGTGGAGAACGTAATGTCGACCCGTTATCCCGACATTGTCGATATCATTGAATCTCAGAGAGGGTTGGGGTATAACCAGTTCTTCTGCTGGAGGCTCTGCCTCTCCCGATACTACGTATGGCTGGAAACAGTAGATACTTCCTCCCACAAATTCGGTATCGTCTCTCCACCGGGCTATAACAGGGTATCTATCGATTGATTCGTAGTCCCGGGAGTTCATGAAGTCCTCATAGAGTTCCCAGGCCTCAGTGTAAGAGAATTCTCTATCAGTTGGTGAATCTCCTATAAATGTGTAGCCGTTTCCACATTCAGGCTCCCCGCAGACTGTTCTCTCATCGGCTGAGCTCCAGAAATGCATTCCGCAGTTCTCGCATTTCCCTCTCGAGAATCCTTTCTCCCTTAGAACATTTGTTGCAAAGAATTTTTCCGGTTTCTGCGTGGCTTCTTCCTTAATCTGTTTCTTCAGTTTTTCGAGCTCTGCCATATCTTCTCTTGCTTCCTGTATTTTTTTATCAGCTAATACTTCACAAGTAGCCGTCTTTTCCGCCGTTAATTTCCCGGTCTAGTTCGATAAGTGTGGAGTAGACAGTTACAGCGGTCAAAGATCCCAGAAGCCCTGATACTATAATTACTACAGGGTTGGATGAGATTTCTGCATTGCTCGCACCGAGATTAACTAACAGACTTACTCCATAAAGGATTATTACAGGTACTGAAGCCGCCATCATCTGTTTCTTATGACCTTTCGTCTTTCTGACGCTGTTGTCAAGTGCTTCAAACATCCTGTTGTTCCTTACTGCTACCTCAGGTAATGACAGAGCCAGTGCCAGAACTGCATAGAAAAAGGCTGCAAAGGATACCAGTAATCCTGCCACACCTACTAAAACTGCGGCTGTTCCCGCATTAGCCAGGTTTCCTCCTGCTACGGCATTTGATAGAGGTGCAAGTGGAACGAAAGCCAGTACTGCGAAAGCAGTAATCACCAAGTTGACTCCTGCAAGTCTTATTATAGGCCATGTCAGATTATCTGTGAAATGCTTTTTTTCCAGTTCCCCGGAATTAAGTGACCTGAATGCTCCTAGTGCCACCACTATTGTAGCTCCGAAAAGTACAAGAGATAAAACATTTCCCAGTATAGCTGTTATTCCTCCGCTAGACGTTAAGGTCCCGGTGACTGTGTTTGCGACTTGGAGGAAGAAAACTGTGGCTACGAGAAATGCACCGGTTTGTGTCACAAGGTTTCCAAGTATCGACTTTACTGTTTTACTGATACCAAGTGTCATGTTGAGTAATTTGTGAGGCTTTGTTTAAAACCGGTTTGGGGGTAAAAAGAAGAGAAGAAATTGAAATGAAGTGTATAAAATTACCTTAGCTGTCTGTAGGCCCTTGCCAGAATTGCCAAGGTGAAGACTGTGCTGAAAGCGTTTGCCGTCATTCCCACCAATGCGCCCAGCGGATTGCTTATGGTTCCTACAAGGGCTCCAGGTATACCTGCCACGATCCCTGCGGCTAGGCCTATTACAAGTGTTCCCGCTCCTATCAGCAGTATATCGAACCTGTTTCCTTTTGCCATGTTCCAGCTTTTTTTCATCGCATCGATAAAGTTTTCATCTTCTACAGATACATAAACTGTCCAGAATAACAGGCTTACCAGCAGAAAGATCCCCGGAATTACCAGTAGCATAAATCCGACTCCTACAATCAGGCCGAATACTAATCCTCCGATAATCAGGTTGAGGAAGGGCAGCCCAAGATTTTCCGTGAACAAATCGGTGTCTATACTTTCCGAGTTTTCGCCAACAAAGTTTCTCAGAACTCCGATTGTTAGCCATAGCCCTGCTAGAGATCCGATAAGGCCTAGTCCTGTCCACAGCGGCAGCGGTCCATCAACTGCCAGTGAGCTCATCATCGGTCCAGGGTTCATCAATCCACTTTGCAGCTCTAATTTTGAGAGAATACTTTGACTGGATACTTTACTAATTATACTTATCATATATGCAAGCCCCATAAATTTCAGTCCTTTGGAGCTTAAGGTATCTCTGAGGCCGCCTCTCAGCGTTTCAATAATATCTAAGCTCATACCAACAATTTATTATACACTTATAATTATTTTGTGGTATTCATCAAAGAATACTGTTAAAAGAAAGATAAAGAAGTAAAAAGCTATGAGAAAGCCTTGGAAGGTTTAAAGCGCTCTAACTAAACTAAAATAGATCTCCCAAGCCTTCTGCTGCCTCATCTTCGTCAGCTTCGTCTTCGTCGCCTTCTTCGTCAGCTTCGTCCTCTTCTGCTTCTTCATCTCCTGAATCTTCAGAAGATCCGCCTGAAGGTGCTGGTGCTCCGCCTCCTGCAACTGCTGTTTCCATTGCTTCTTCAATGTTTACATCTTCGAGTGCCGCGACCAATGCCTTGACCTCTGAGTCCTCGACATCAAGGTCTGCTGCTTCTACAACTGACTTAAGGTTTTCCTCATTGACTTCTTTTCCTGTTTCGTGCAGTGTTAGTGCTGCGTATACAAGTTCCATTATTGATTCACCTGATGGATTGACAAACGTGCCTCATTGTTAAAAAGACTGCTAACATAAATGAGTACAAATATGGAATTGTCTCCGGAAATTAGAGTTAAACTATCTGATGAATGTACCGAAAGATTGTGGGAAGAAGTTGATAGAAGAGGAGGTATCAAAGAGGTTTCAAAGAGTTTGGGTTATTCCCGCTCTAAAATATATAATTGGAAAAATAAGAATTCTTTTCTCCCTACTGATTTTGTAATCGAAATATTAGGAAACTGTTTGGATGATGAGATCAAGGCTCTTAAGGGAAAAAGCAGGAGCAACCCTATTCGAAATCCAAGGTTACCATTAGATCCCTCTGATGAACTGTTGTGTCGGATCGAATTCTCTGTCAGTACAAACGAAAATGGAACGCCAATGTACATAACCGACGATTTAGGAAATTTAAGAAGATTCCACACACTCCTAGATGAGATTGGGAAAGTTCCTTACCAGATTTATACCAGAGACAGTTGCTTCCAGTTGAACTTCCCTTGTTATCTCCACACACTGTTCCGAGAAACTAGCCATGGAATGGATAAAACAGCACTCGTAGATGAAAAGGGGAATGTGGAGGATGGTGAAATCTATGTGGAGGGTGAAAGAATTGCTGAAGAAAACTATCCTAACGAGATATATAATAGGAATAAGAAACTAGAATTGGCTTTGAGTAAAGAGAAGGGCGATGTTGTGAGGGAAATTTTGGGCAAGGAAGCTAAAAGAGCTGAGAGAACCCTGGAATCAGTTACTTGAACCCGCAAGGGTGTCTTCATGTTTCTGCCCCAAGTACTTGTACATCAATACATCTGATGAATCAATACATTCCTGATCTACTTCTTCAAGATCTATCGCCCCGTTCTTATATTTATCTACTTGGTTTTGGCATGCGGTACTCTTTGAAGAATCAGAAAATGCTTCTATATTGCTAATACTGGGAAGAGCTATTGCTAAGACTATTATACCTGCTGTAAGAAGTACGGAAGCACTGATTATGATAGCTAGAACTTTATCCATCTATTGAGACCCCCGGTACAGGTTCTTTCATTAAATCTGGGATTTCTCCATTTTCTTCATTTTCTGCCGCTGCACCGTCTGCACACCTGTACCCGCCTGAACTTGTTTGAGTGGCTTCTTCGCCTTCTCCGAGGGCTTCTTTCTGTCCTTCACTCACTGCATCCGAGTTATCCCCGTATAAATCTTTGCAGAGTGTATCCATTACTTTTTCACAGTTTTTCAAACTGTCATCGTTTCCTTCTACACAGCTCGGAATAATCAGGTTGGATATACATTTATCTCTAGATTCTAATCTTTTCTCCTCTAATTCGTATTCTTCTCTGCATTTTTCCTCCCACGCACTTGAACTGGAGCTTTTCAAACCGCATTTATCAGAGTAAGTGCCTTTAGGGCTTCCAAGCTCTCCTTTATCACCTGTAATTTGACAGGATACTTGGCAAGGCCCTCCCCCTGATCCAGTCCACTTAGGATTTATCTTGGCGCTGTACTCGGTACCGGTTCCTTCTTGGGCCCCGGATTTCGCGTATGACGGTACACCTTTCTCCTGTCTAAAGGATAGTTCTTTACTGGATCCTGGTCCTATCCATGCGGTATCTGCGCCCAGCCCTAGTCCGGCAACATTAAATCTCGTTCCTAGTTTTATGGGGTAATCGTTTTCATTATTTATTGTTATTTTTCCGCTCTGAGCACCGCTTAAACCGTTTTCAAGCCCTATTTTGCAGGAATTAGGATTAATTCCTTCGAACCGGTACTTATCCTTGTACGCAGCCTTACCAGTTGGATTGTACGGAAGTATGTATCTAGAGTTAGGGTCTTCAGCTGTATTAGGATCGTCGTATTCGGCACCTGGTTTCCAGTACTGATGCTTTAAGTCGTTTATAGTATCGATATTTTCGTTTTTGACCGTTAGATCACCGGAATATGTTTGCACTAAGTTGGTTGCTTCGTTTTCTTTGAAACACTGTGAGTATAATACTTCATCTTGCTCTATAGGATTTGTTCGTTGGATCCTTGCCTCTCCCAGACTATTTAATTCAATCTCAATCAAAGTATCTCCGGAATTGGGATCTATTATACCGTTTTTGACGGAATTCTGTTCTGTTAAGCTCTCTGCCTTTTTGGTTACAACTGAATAACATTTGAACGATTTGAAGTCTACATCTCCCCACAGCTTTAGGGTGGCTCTATTTTGGATATCATCTAGAACCGATAACCATAAATTATCGTTGTATACACCTTCCGCTTCTCTGCTCACAGGTAATTCTATACTTTCCGGGTTTTCTACCATTGAAGTCTTAGAACTGTATTGTTTGGATGAATCTTTATTTTCAGAGGATAAAACGCCGTCAATTAATTCTTTAGCCTTATCAACCGCCTCTTCTACTATTCCTTCATCCTGAGATCCTCTCGGTTCTGTTACCTCAAAAGTGTCATTGATTTGTGTCTTATAGTTGTAATCATACCTTCTGTCAAGCGAGCGAAGAATGTCTTCATCGGTCTCTAGTTTTACTATGTATTTACCGGGCTCGAGTCCGTCTTCCTTCAAATCCAGCCAGTGCAGTTTGATGGTTTCATGTGTAGTTTCTTTCTCGTCAATCAATTCATTAGATGAACGTTTTTCTATTCTTAGATTATATCCTGACGATGCGACTTCGACAGGGACATAAACATAAATGAAGGATCCTCCTCCCACCTGCAGTTCTGGAGTTCTAAAGTCTACCGCGGGACCTGATTTTCTGGCCTTATCAGTTTCTATTTCTGATGGCTCGTCTCTTGTCACCTTAAATTCTGCGCCTTTTTGTCTGAAGCTATCTACTCCCATTCTATAGTTTCCTGCCAGCTCTTCTTTGTTCTGGAAATCGGTCCATCTCATGAAATCTATTTCAGGATACTGTCTGTAGGTATATCTCAGGGTATCATCACCTCTTTCAGGCTCTACTTGATGCAAGAATTTGTTTCTGTCAATGTCTCTTAACCACCCTGAATGACTGCTTTCATTATGTTCACTGGGAATATTTTCTACTACAATCTCTACTTCTGATGACATGTTAACGGTTTTTTCCAGGTCTTCTCCAGACTGTTCAGGATTATTATCAACTGGAATTACTTCGTCCCTTCCGTCCTCTTTTTCCTGGTATCTGTATCTTAATGTCTTTACTGGGATATCATCTCTTTGATTTACAGGTATTCTGAAACCGTATTCCGATTTCTCGGTTCCCATCTCCTCTATATTTTCCAAGTTGAAAACCAGGTCCTCACCTCTAGATCCGTAGTCTGTCTCATACTTTGAATCCTTTATTGAGTGTGTGGATCTATAATTGTTGGAAAAACTGAATTCTGGAGTTTTCTCTGATTTGAAAT
This portion of the Nanohaloarchaea archaeon SW_7_43_1 genome encodes:
- the alaS gene encoding alanine--tRNA ligase, with the protein product MAELEKLKKQIKEEATQKPEKFFATNVLREKGFSRGKCENCGMHFWSSADERTVCGEPECGNGYTFIGDSPTDREFSYTEAWELYEDFMNSRDYESIDRYPVIARWRDDTEFVGGSIYCFQPYVVSGEAEPPAEELVIPQPSLRFNDIDNVGITGRHYVLHNHIGQTCFKTENYDQDRYFADMFEFAVEELGIPEKKLILHEDAWGGGGNLGACMEFFVDGLELWNQVYMFYRQTPDGYEELDLKVLDMGMGHERITWISHGTETSYECVMPETLEKMKERTGLEVNEEVWGQFLPHSSKLNVDEVDDIDEKWQEIADELEVDIDRLKNEIKPVAGLYSVAEHSRALLFALADGKLPSNTGGGHNLRAIYRRAKDHIEKYDWDLDVKEVIEWNARELSSMFPELMDSIDEIKEILEVEEVKYLEAREKAAQELERLDSEPSVEQMIELYESHGVSPEMMEEAGFEVLEDFYAKVASKDETVEEIEEGFDLKEVEGTEKLYYTNEYTKEMDAEVVAVRDEWVALDKTVFYPTGGGQESDEGSISHLGERYKVTDVQKQGNVVLHKVPKHSLEKGDEVEGKIDWERRLQLMQHHSTTHMVNGASKKLLGNHINQAGAHKTQKKGRLDISHYEKLSRKELDEIEEEVRENIWKDLNIEREQLKKADAEQEYGFRIYQGGAPPGNKVRIIKILGEEPGETIDVEACGGTHLDRTSEAKQFLITSSRKIQDGVIRLNYKAGKAAEKHINQIRDRINEVADKLGVGRPDNHRKNQRELCTVFSVEPEHLNSTIENFIEDNENLEAKVMSLSRYLNEGDEEVPRVNGEDLKSMAESMFNVRKEREKILENLESELESYIGAEMEDRFVEEEVPTENIGLLIQVARKLSKDQQASVTLIGRNGAVSASYHEDFDADKNLERHGNNIQGDENFAKTFELQ
- a CDS encoding 50S ribosomal protein P1, with the translated sequence MELVYAALTLHETGKEVNEENLKSVVEAADLDVEDSEVKALVAALEDVNIEEAMETAVAGGGAPAPSGGSSEDSGDEEAEEDEADEEGDEDEADEDEAAEGLGDLF